A genomic region of Arachis stenosperma cultivar V10309 chromosome 9, arast.V10309.gnm1.PFL2, whole genome shotgun sequence contains the following coding sequences:
- the LOC130949186 gene encoding protein FAR1-RELATED SEQUENCE 1-like, whose protein sequence is MYNSEDQFQFQETWDALLQRYKVEDNSWLKSIYKVKEKWAHCYMKKVYTIGMRSTQLSESFNSDLKDFMRSNLDIIHFLKQFERAVGGKRYKELQAEYNARQKLPRLKMIHSPLLKHAAQVYTPNAFDLFQNEFDWSSAAYIVSCTENNQMSEYQVVIFDKDGEYTVSGNVKDMIISCSCGMFETMGFLCCHCLKVLNVWDVKQIPAQYIMKRWTREVRKMIVHDSDGKVVQSDTRADATARYKNICFKAIKLAARSSDFEVTSNFVEQVIEEAYKKSYKMMMFQIF, encoded by the coding sequence ATGTATAATTCTGAAGATCAGTTTCAATTTCAAGAGACATGGGATGCATTGCTTCAAAGATACAAAGTGGAAGACAATTCTTGGTTGAAGAGTATTTATAAAGTGAAGGAAAAATGGGCTCATTGCTATATGAAGAAGGTGTATACTATTGGAATGCGAAGTACTCAACTTAGTGAAAGTTTTAACAGTGATTTGAAAGATTTTATGCGGTCAAATTTAGACATAATACATTTTCTCAAACAGTTTGAGCGAGCTGTTGGTGGCAAGCGATACAAAGAGCTACAAGCTGAATACAATGCAAGACAAAAGCTTCCTAGACTTAAGATGATTCATTCGCCGTTATTGAAGCATGCTGCACAGGTATATACTCCTAATGCATTTGATTTATTTCAAAATGAGTTTGATTGGAGTTCTGCTGCATATATTGTTTCTTGTACAGAGAACAATCAAATGTCTGAATATCAAGTTGTTATTTTTGataaagatggagaatacactGTATCCGGCAATGTGAAAGATATGATTATTTCTTGTAGTTGTGGAATGTTCGAAACAATGGGATTCTTATGTTGTCATTGTTTAAAAGTTTTAAATGTTTGGGATGTGAAGCAAATTCCGGCTCAATACATTATGAAAAGATGGACTAGAGAAGTAAGAAAGATGATTGTTCATGACTCAGATGGAAAAGTTGTTCAAAGTGATACTAGAGCGGATGCTACAGCACGGTACAAGAATATATGTTTCAAAGCAATCAAATTAGCTGCTCGATCATCAGATTTTGAAGTAACATCTAATTTTGTTGAGCAAGTTATAGAGGAGGCATATAAGAAAAGTTACAAGATGATGATGTTTCAAATATTTTGA
- the LOC130949187 gene encoding protein FAR1-RELATED SEQUENCE 5-like → MEFDTVLEAKDFWKSYGGMMGFDVRQLYANKCMLDNSVSSFRLVCAKEGQRRPDKRDHLTKQPRAETRTSCQVRMSLKFARDIKKYVICNLELNHNNILQIPETSHMMPSQRKISEVQALQIDLADEAGIRPNETHELISLQAGGKDVLGYTKQDQKNYLRSKRKRDLAYGEAGSLLKYFHRQLLDNPSFQYAIQLDNEEKITNIFWADARMVIDYAICGDVITFDTTYCTNKENRPLGVFCGFNHHREIVIFGAALLYDESKESFMWLFESFLEAHMQKKPKTIFTDQDPAMASALVEKMLFDI, encoded by the coding sequence ATGGAATTTGACACAGTACTAGAAGCTAAAGACTTCTGGAAAAGTTATGGTGGAATGATGGGTTTTGATGTTCGACAATTGTATGCAAATAAATGTATGCTTGATAATTCTGTCAGTAGTTTTAGACTTGTTTGTGCAAAGGAAGGCCAACGAAGACCAGATAAACGGGATCATTTAACAAAGCAACCTCGCGCCGAGACTAGAACAAGTTGTCAAGTAAGAATGTCACTCAAGTTTGCTCgagatattaaaaaatatgtgatttgTAACCTTGAGTTAAATCACAATAATATTTTGCAAATTCCGGAAACCAGTCATATGATGCCATCACAAAGAAAGATTTCAGAAGTACAAGCATTGCAAATAGATTTGGCAGATGAAGCTGGCATAAGACCAAATGAAACACATGAACTAATAAGTTTACAAGCTGGTGGtaaagatgtccttggatataCCAAACAAGACCAAAAGAACTATCTTCGAAGCAAACGAAAGCGAGACTTGGCCTATGGTGAAGCAGGTAGTTTATTAAAGTATTTTCATCGGCAACTACTTGATAATCCCTCATTTCAATATGCTATACAGTTAGATAACGAAgagaaaataacaaatattttttgggCTGATGCAAGAATGGTTATTGATTATGCTATCTGTGGTGATGTAATCACATTTGACACTACATACTgcacaaacaaagaaaatagacCATTGGGTGTTTTTTGTGGATTCAATCACCATCGAGAAATAGTAATATTTGGTGCTGCTCTTTTGTATGACGAATCAAAAGAATCTTTTATGTGGTTATTTGAATCATTTTTGGAAGCTCACATGCAAAAAAAGCCTAAAACTATTTTCACTGATCAAGATCCTGCTATGGCAAGTGCTTTGGTAGAAAAAATGCTATTCGACATTTAG